The Muribaculum intestinale genome includes the window ATAACAACAGTTAAACCAAAAATGTCGGAAAGATGTTGGGCGTAATGTGAAATTTTTAATTCGAGTCGGTTAAATCCTACTCATAGCGCATTGATTTGGCCGGGCTGACAGAAGCAATAAGGCGTCCAGGAATTAGAAGCACACACCATGCGATTGCAAATACGCCGACATTAAGTGCGATTATTTGCCAAAGGTTGATTTCTACCGGTACGAAATCAAGATAATAGGCATCGGGATCAAGCGGAACAATATGGAAATGCTGTTGCAAAAGCATGAGACCAAGTCCGATTGCATTTCCGATAATCATGCCGTATGTCACAAGACGCCGGCCAAGAAGAGAGAATATGTGTGTCACTGACTTATTGGATGCTCCAAGCGCTTTTAGAATGCCAATCATGCGCACTCGTTCCAGTATTATTATGAATAATGATGATACAAGTGTGAATCCGGATACCAGTCCCATCAGCAGCAGTATCACGATTACATTTGTGTCAAGCAATGCAAGCCAGTTGAAATACATCATGCCTGTCGATGTTACAGCCGATATGCGATACATTCCGTCGAGGCGTCCTGCCCAGGCTTCACGCATCATAGCTTCCTGTAGCTGTAGTGCGCCTTCGTCAATGTTGTCAGTATCATTCATGTAAAGGTCTATGCGATTACCCTGAAGAGTATCAAGACCGTTTACTCCCTGGATGAATTTAATAGGGGAGTATGCATATATTTTGTCGTAATCCGAGAAGTGTGTATCGTATATGGCGGCTATCTGTGGACGTCTTGTACGTATTCCTTCGTCGGTAAAGAAATACGTAAAGACCCGGTCTCCACGGTTAAGACGTAGCTTTTCAGAAGTAATCCGTGATATTACGATTGAGTTCTCAAATGAGTCGGCCGGCCAACTGCCGTCGATTATTGATTCCTTTATGAAATCTGTTCCTGGGCCCGGAGTAAGTCCGCGCAGTACAATGCCTTCGAAGTCGGAATCGGTCTTTATCACCGCAGGGTGTTCCATCACGAGTTCCGCATCGTGGAATATCCCGGTGCCGTCGATAATGTCATGTAGCTGTGGGGAAAATGTCAGTACCGAGGTGGTCTTTGAGTCCTCGGGAATATAAGTGGCATCAGATGCTGCAAGTATTGATACATGTGCGTCAAAGCCCATGATTTTTCTGCGGATTTCGTGCTTGAATCCGGTCACGATACATAAAGCAGCCATCATTATGGCCATTGCCAGCGCTATGCCGGAAATGGCCATAATGATGCTTGTCGCTGTGCCGCCTCCATATCCGGAGAGACGCATGCGTGAGGCTATCAGGCGTTCATATGTCATGGCGCGGCATATGGTTGTCAAGAATTGCCAATATGGCCCGGATATGCTTTCAGGGCTTCCTGTAGCACTTTCATCGCTTTTGCAAGATCATCTTTGCAGAGCACGTATGCCATTCTGACTTCATCGCGACCCATGCCTTCGGTTGTGTAAAATCCTGATGCCGGAGCCATGAATATTGTCTGTCCTTCGTATTCAAATTCTTCAAGACACCATTCACAGAACCGGTCGGCATTGTCGACCGGGAGTTTGACTACCGTATAGAATGCGCCCATCGGAATCGGGCTATAGCATCCGGGAATCTTGTTGAGCTGGTCAATAAGGAATTTACGTCGGTCAACGTATTCGTTGTATGTGGCAAGCATGTAATCCTGAGGGGTGTCAATTGACGCTTCGGCTACAATCTGTCCGAGAAGAGGAGGGCTCAGACGGGCCTGGCAGAACTTCATTATATTTTTCTTCAGTTCCTGATGCTTGGTGATAAGGGCTCCGATACGTATTCCACATTCGTTGTATCTCTTTGATACAGAGTCGATGAGTACAACTTTGTCTTCTATGCCCGGGAGATGAAATGCCGAGATATAGGGCGCACCTGTATAGCAGAATTCGCGGTATACTTCATCGGAGTATAGAAACAGGTCGTATTTCTTGACCAGGTCACGAATCTGGAGCATCTCCTTCATCGTATACAGGTATCCAGTAGGGTTGTTCGGGTTGCATATCAGAATGCCTTTGGTCTTAGGCGTGATGAGTTCCTCGAACTTCTCAATCGGAGGCAGGGAGAAACCCTCGTCGATGGATGAGGGCACCGTTATGATTTTTGCGCCGGCCGAAATGGCAAATGCCATATAATTAGCATATGCTGGCTCCGGTACGATAATCTCGTCGCCCGGATCAAGAGTTGCCATGAAGGCAAAAAGTACAGCCTCGCTTCCTCCGGTAGTGACGATTATGTCGTCCGTATCGACTTCAATGTTAAAGCGGTGATAATATTGACGGAGTTTTTCGCGCAGCGACAGCAATCCCTCCGAAGGACTGTACTCAAGCACTTTTCGGTCGATATGGCGCAATGCCTCTAATCCTTCTTCAGGGGTGGGTACATCAGGCTGACCTATGTTGAGATGGTATACCTTTATACCGCGTTCTTTAGCCTTATTGGCCAGTGGAACAAGGCGACGTATAGGAGAAGCCGGCATCTCGGTGCCGCGCTGTGATACTTTTGGCATGATTCTATGTAATGCTTAGAGATTGTGGAGATTATGGCCCATCCGGTCTTTTTTAGTGCGCATGTAGCGGAGGTTGTATGGATTTGGCTCAATTTCGATTGGAACATTCTCTACGACTTCGAGCCCATAGCTCTGCAGGCCGACGCGTTTTACCGGATTATTTGTCATAAGGCGCATCTTGCGCACGCCGATTTCTCGGAGTATCTGAGCGCCCACTCCATAGTCGCGTTCATCAGCGAGATGACCAAGGCAGACGTTTGCTTCGACGGTGTCCATGCCATTTTCCTGGAGTTTGTAGGCTTTCATTTTTTCCATCAGACCGATTCCTCTGCCTTCCTGATTGAGATAGACCACGG containing:
- a CDS encoding ABC transporter permease, translated to MTYERLIASRMRLSGYGGGTATSIIMAISGIALAMAIMMAALCIVTGFKHEIRRKIMGFDAHVSILAASDATYIPEDSKTTSVLTFSPQLHDIIDGTGIFHDAELVMEHPAVIKTDSDFEGIVLRGLTPGPGTDFIKESIIDGSWPADSFENSIVISRITSEKLRLNRGDRVFTYFFTDEGIRTRRPQIAAIYDTHFSDYDKIYAYSPIKFIQGVNGLDTLQGNRIDLYMNDTDNIDEGALQLQEAMMREAWAGRLDGMYRISAVTSTGMMYFNWLALLDTNVIVILLLMGLVSGFTLVSSLFIIILERVRMIGILKALGASNKSVTHIFSLLGRRLVTYGMIIGNAIGLGLMLLQQHFHIVPLDPDAYYLDFVPVEINLWQIIALNVGVFAIAWCVLLIPGRLIASVSPAKSMRYE
- a CDS encoding pyridoxal phosphate-dependent aminotransferase, translated to MPKVSQRGTEMPASPIRRLVPLANKAKERGIKVYHLNIGQPDVPTPEEGLEALRHIDRKVLEYSPSEGLLSLREKLRQYYHRFNIEVDTDDIIVTTGGSEAVLFAFMATLDPGDEIIVPEPAYANYMAFAISAGAKIITVPSSIDEGFSLPPIEKFEELITPKTKGILICNPNNPTGYLYTMKEMLQIRDLVKKYDLFLYSDEVYREFCYTGAPYISAFHLPGIEDKVVLIDSVSKRYNECGIRIGALITKHQELKKNIMKFCQARLSPPLLGQIVAEASIDTPQDYMLATYNEYVDRRKFLIDQLNKIPGCYSPIPMGAFYTVVKLPVDNADRFCEWCLEEFEYEGQTIFMAPASGFYTTEGMGRDEVRMAYVLCKDDLAKAMKVLQEALKAYPGHIGNS